A single region of the Pontibacter kalidii genome encodes:
- a CDS encoding protein adenylyltransferase SelO, whose amino-acid sequence MKSLRSDNYKKEFVTTFPGDETGDLTPRQTPGVLYSKAVPTPVEKVTLLAWSDELAAELGIKKPEEQQELDILGGNYVTDAMYPYAACYAGHQFGGWAGQLGDGRAITLGEWQAPEGKTFELQLKGGGPTAYSRRADGRAVLRSSVREYLMSEAMHYLGIPTTRALSLVATGEPVLRDMFYNGNAAYEPGAIVMRVAPSFLRFGNFELLNARKEHEHLRQLVDWTISRYYPHIAGEDKVMTFFKEVVERTASLMVEWQRVGFVHGVMNTDNMSILGLTIDYGPYSFLDDYDPDFTPNTTDLPGRRYAFGKQPSIAYWNLGCLAAALLPLVEKDQLLTALESYKEVYWRKYYAMMGNKLGLDKLKSGDTDLITQFEQTLAALKPDMTIFFQLLIDLPLFMGSAQEVATYFKESLYDELSEEQQQALYSLIENYLERLNTNTITRQASQELMRKTNPRFILRNYLLHQAIEELEKGETALFEKLQQALREPYSDKHDEFFETRPGWATQKAGCSMLSCSS is encoded by the coding sequence ATGAAGAGCCTTCGCTCCGACAACTATAAAAAAGAATTCGTGACCACCTTTCCCGGCGACGAGACCGGCGACCTGACGCCCCGCCAGACCCCGGGCGTGCTGTACAGCAAAGCCGTCCCCACCCCTGTGGAGAAGGTAACCCTGCTGGCCTGGTCTGATGAATTGGCCGCAGAGCTGGGAATAAAGAAACCGGAAGAGCAGCAGGAGCTGGATATACTGGGCGGCAACTATGTGACCGATGCCATGTACCCCTACGCCGCCTGCTACGCCGGCCACCAGTTCGGCGGCTGGGCCGGACAGCTGGGCGACGGCCGGGCCATTACCCTGGGCGAGTGGCAAGCGCCGGAAGGAAAGACCTTCGAGCTGCAACTGAAAGGCGGTGGCCCTACGGCCTACTCCCGCCGCGCCGATGGCCGGGCGGTGCTGCGCTCCTCGGTGCGTGAGTACCTGATGAGCGAGGCCATGCACTACCTCGGCATCCCGACCACCCGCGCCCTGAGCCTGGTGGCTACCGGCGAGCCCGTGCTGCGCGACATGTTCTACAACGGCAACGCCGCCTACGAGCCCGGCGCCATCGTGATGCGCGTGGCTCCGAGCTTCCTGCGTTTCGGCAACTTTGAGCTGCTGAACGCCCGCAAGGAGCACGAGCACCTGCGCCAGCTCGTAGACTGGACCATCAGCCGCTATTACCCCCACATAGCGGGTGAAGACAAAGTGATGACGTTCTTCAAGGAGGTGGTGGAGCGCACCGCCAGCCTGATGGTGGAGTGGCAGCGCGTGGGATTTGTGCATGGCGTGATGAACACGGATAACATGTCCATACTTGGCCTCACGATAGACTATGGCCCCTACTCCTTCTTGGACGATTACGACCCGGACTTTACCCCCAACACCACCGACCTGCCGGGCAGAAGGTATGCCTTTGGCAAACAGCCTAGCATCGCCTACTGGAACCTGGGTTGCCTGGCGGCAGCGCTACTGCCCCTGGTGGAGAAAGATCAATTACTGACTGCGCTGGAAAGCTACAAGGAAGTATACTGGCGGAAGTACTATGCCATGATGGGCAACAAGCTGGGCCTGGATAAGCTTAAGAGCGGCGATACGGACCTGATCACGCAGTTTGAGCAGACGCTGGCCGCCCTCAAGCCCGACATGACCATCTTCTTCCAGCTCCTGATCGATCTGCCGCTGTTCATGGGCAGTGCCCAGGAAGTGGCCACCTACTTTAAAGAGAGTTTGTACGATGAGCTGAGCGAGGAGCAGCAGCAGGCGCTGTATTCTTTAATTGAGAACTACCTGGAGCGCCTCAACACGAATACGATCACGCGCCAGGCCTCGCAGGAGTTGATGCGCAAAACCAACCCGCGCTTCATCCTTCGCAACTACCTGCTGCACCAAGCCATAGAGGAGCTGGAGAAAGGCGAAACGGCGCTGTTCGAAAAATTGCAGCAAGCGCTTCGGGAGCCATACTCCGATAAACATGACGAATTCTTTGAGACAAGGCCGGGGTGGGCCACGCAGAAGGCCGGATGCTCCA
- a CDS encoding 2-hydroxyacid dehydrogenase yields MSISIFSQGRDLNPWVKALKAERPELDVRIYPDDQPREDVTFALAWNHPLGAFTEYPNLKCISSLGAGVDHILKDPAIPEPVQITRIKDENLTSDMANFTMALVLNHLRDLHQYKAAEHERNWEPLRYRRNEEVTVGVMGIGTLGTEVARRLSSIGFRVTGWANSPKQLGSIKVYAGAAELDAFLATANVLICLLPLTPETANILNKETFQKLPQNAYVINVARGEHLVDEDLLEMIEAGHLAGASLDVFREEPLPKNHPFWAHPRIHVTPHIASVTNPESAVGQILENYDRLRNGEPLLNLVSRIKGY; encoded by the coding sequence ATGTCAATTTCTATTTTTAGCCAGGGCAGAGACCTGAATCCCTGGGTGAAAGCGCTGAAAGCGGAAAGGCCGGAGCTGGATGTGCGCATCTACCCGGATGACCAGCCGCGCGAGGACGTAACTTTTGCCCTGGCCTGGAACCACCCACTGGGGGCCTTCACCGAATACCCGAACCTAAAATGCATCTCTTCCTTAGGGGCGGGGGTAGACCATATCCTGAAGGATCCGGCCATACCTGAGCCGGTGCAGATCACCCGCATCAAAGACGAGAACCTGACCAGCGACATGGCCAATTTTACCATGGCCCTAGTGCTGAACCACCTGCGCGACCTGCACCAGTACAAAGCCGCCGAGCACGAGCGGAACTGGGAGCCGCTGCGGTACAGGAGAAACGAGGAAGTAACCGTAGGCGTGATGGGAATCGGCACGCTCGGCACGGAGGTGGCCCGCCGCCTCAGCAGCATCGGCTTCAGGGTAACGGGCTGGGCAAACTCCCCCAAGCAGCTGGGAAGTATAAAAGTATACGCGGGGGCTGCGGAACTGGATGCCTTCCTGGCTACCGCCAATGTCCTCATTTGCCTGCTGCCCCTTACACCGGAAACGGCCAATATCCTGAACAAAGAAACGTTCCAGAAGCTGCCGCAGAACGCTTACGTGATCAACGTGGCGCGCGGTGAGCACCTGGTCGATGAGGACCTGCTGGAGATGATAGAAGCAGGCCATCTGGCGGGCGCCAGCCTGGATGTGTTCCGGGAGGAGCCGCTCCCGAAAAACCACCCGTTCTGGGCGCACCCCAGGATACACGTGACGCCGCACATCGCCAGCGTGACCAACCCCGAGTCGGCGGTGGGGCAGATCCTGGAAAACTACGACAGGCTTCGGAACGGCGAGCCGCTCCTCAATCTTGTTTCACGAATCAAAGGATACTAG
- a CDS encoding VOC family protein produces the protein MNPFHYAFKIRDIASTRRFYVDILGCREGRSTEQWIDFDFFGHQLSGHVSANIPELDYCGKVDGVSVPVPHFGCILNYEQFDQLQERLQQHDIKFVVKAHTRYEGQVGEQRTMFVLDLSGNPLEFKAFKNPEEVFAS, from the coding sequence ATGAACCCTTTCCACTACGCTTTCAAGATAAGAGACATCGCTTCCACCCGCAGGTTTTATGTGGATATCCTGGGCTGCCGGGAGGGCCGGAGCACCGAGCAATGGATCGACTTCGACTTTTTCGGGCACCAGCTCTCGGGCCACGTAAGCGCTAACATCCCGGAGCTGGATTACTGCGGCAAGGTAGACGGCGTGAGCGTGCCGGTGCCGCACTTTGGCTGCATCCTGAATTATGAGCAGTTCGATCAGTTGCAGGAAAGGCTGCAGCAGCATGATATTAAATTTGTGGTGAAGGCGCACACGCGCTACGAGGGGCAGGTGGGGGAGCAGCGCACCATGTTCGTTCTCGATTTGAGCGGCAATCCGCTGGAGTTCAAAGCATTCAAAAACCCGGAGGAGGTGTTTGCTTCCTGA
- a CDS encoding sensor histidine kinase: MGFKGFDWDVLLRVALLLLTLSAPAIAIINGWSEALVFILPIIAYQVADLIRFVRKSQDELNQFIESVHYRDFSRFYNEQYPSARLQLLHKGFNEINSTLKSINKEKESQHLHLQKIMELVETGILSYDTESGEVVLMNDSLKKLLHLPFMKTIHHLEKRDQELYQAVQELQPGRSKIATAYTSNFEKSTLKVLLSATAFRSEGRTFKLVAFQNVSEALDETESRAWQKLLNVMTHEIMNSVAPIASLADTLKTRLHETAATGPSPHDLEDFELSVTTIKNRSVGLLRFAEVYRNLNRITKLNLADVAVKEVFANLRHLMHPTMAQKNIALEISLEDPTLRLQADKNLLDQVLINLLVNAMEAVKGQPEPAIVLSAYTSGENTFIRIADNGAGMSREVQEKIFIPFFSTRKNGTGIGLSLCKQIIMLHSGSIQVQSAEGEGTAFLLRFPPNR, translated from the coding sequence ATGGGCTTTAAGGGGTTTGACTGGGATGTGCTGCTGCGGGTGGCCTTGCTCCTCCTTACCCTGAGTGCGCCGGCAATCGCCATCATCAACGGCTGGTCGGAGGCGCTCGTGTTCATACTTCCCATCATTGCTTACCAGGTGGCCGACCTGATCCGGTTTGTCAGAAAGTCGCAGGATGAGCTGAACCAGTTCATCGAGTCGGTGCATTACCGGGACTTCTCCAGGTTTTATAATGAGCAGTACCCCAGCGCCAGGCTACAGTTGCTGCACAAGGGTTTCAACGAGATCAACTCCACCCTTAAAAGTATCAACAAGGAGAAGGAAAGCCAGCACCTGCACCTGCAGAAGATCATGGAGCTGGTCGAGACCGGCATCCTGTCTTACGACACCGAAAGCGGTGAGGTGGTGCTGATGAACGACTCGCTGAAAAAGCTCCTGCACCTGCCTTTCATGAAGACGATCCACCACCTGGAGAAGCGGGACCAGGAGCTCTACCAGGCCGTGCAGGAGCTGCAGCCAGGCCGCTCCAAGATCGCCACGGCTTATACTTCCAACTTCGAGAAAAGCACCCTGAAAGTACTGCTCTCGGCCACCGCCTTCCGGAGCGAGGGACGCACCTTTAAACTGGTGGCTTTCCAGAACGTGAGCGAGGCCCTGGACGAAACGGAATCCCGAGCTTGGCAGAAGCTGCTGAACGTGATGACGCACGAGATCATGAACTCTGTGGCCCCTATCGCCTCCCTGGCCGATACCTTGAAAACCCGCCTGCACGAAACGGCCGCCACCGGCCCCTCGCCGCACGACCTGGAGGACTTTGAGCTGAGCGTGACCACCATTAAGAACCGGAGTGTGGGCCTGCTGCGCTTTGCCGAAGTATACCGCAACCTGAACCGCATCACCAAACTGAACCTGGCAGATGTGGCGGTGAAAGAGGTGTTTGCCAACTTAAGACACCTGATGCACCCGACCATGGCTCAGAAAAACATTGCGCTGGAGATCTCGCTGGAAGACCCTACGCTGCGCCTGCAGGCCGATAAAAACCTGCTCGACCAAGTGCTCATCAACCTGCTGGTGAATGCCATGGAGGCGGTAAAAGGGCAGCCGGAGCCGGCCATTGTGTTGTCGGCCTATACTTCTGGAGAGAACACGTTTATCAGAATTGCGGACAATGGCGCCGGGATGTCGCGAGAGGTGCAGGAGAAGATCTTCATCCCATTCTTCAGCACCCGCAAGAATGGCACCGGCATTGGCCTGAGCCTGTGTAAGCAGATCATCATGCTCCATTCCGGCTCTATCCAGGTGCAGTCGGCTGAGGGAGAGGGGACGGCATTTCTGCTGCGCTTCCCGCCTAACCGGTAA
- a CDS encoding sigma-54-dependent transcriptional regulator yields the protein MQLKKASVLLVDDDTDVLTAVRLLLRPHVRDIAVEKNPDALPALLRQQSFDLILLDMNFKSALNTGNEGLYWLRKIKELKPDVAVIMITAYGDIDLAIRSLKEGAADFVVKPWHNDKLLAILADAVGTKSKGTPSSATESTAEIFGTELLGTSEAMQDIFLKIRKVAPTDANILILGENGTGKELVAKAIHHFSLRATKPYVKVDVGALTESLFESELFGHKKGAFTDAREDRAGRFEAANGGTIFLDEIGNISLHQQAKLLSVLQNRQVIRLGTNEAVNVDVRLLCATNVPLAELANESRFRKDLVYRINTVEITIPPLRKRGNDILLLARHFAAVYADKYMKPAPELSKTALEKLLQYHYPGNVRELQYAIERAVIMADGPVLQADDIIFSPIELAPVEEKQTEESNLEELERVTINRVLQKHGGNLTRASKELGITRTALYRRLGKYGL from the coding sequence ATGCAGTTAAAAAAGGCCTCCGTACTGTTAGTAGATGATGACACCGATGTGCTGACCGCTGTTCGGCTGTTGCTGCGGCCACACGTGCGGGACATCGCCGTGGAGAAAAACCCGGACGCGCTTCCCGCCCTGCTCCGGCAGCAAAGCTTCGACCTGATCCTGCTGGACATGAACTTTAAGAGCGCCCTGAACACGGGCAACGAGGGTTTATACTGGCTCCGGAAGATAAAGGAACTGAAGCCGGATGTGGCCGTGATCATGATCACAGCTTATGGCGACATCGACCTGGCCATACGCTCCCTGAAAGAAGGCGCGGCAGACTTTGTGGTAAAGCCCTGGCATAACGACAAACTGCTGGCTATTCTGGCCGACGCTGTAGGAACAAAAAGTAAGGGTACCCCCTCCAGCGCGACAGAAAGCACTGCGGAGATCTTTGGCACGGAGCTGTTGGGTACTTCAGAGGCCATGCAGGATATCTTCCTGAAGATCCGAAAGGTAGCCCCCACCGATGCCAATATCCTGATTTTGGGTGAGAACGGCACCGGAAAGGAACTGGTGGCTAAAGCGATACACCATTTTTCCCTACGGGCAACTAAGCCCTATGTTAAAGTGGATGTGGGCGCCCTGACCGAATCGCTGTTCGAGAGTGAGCTGTTTGGCCACAAAAAAGGCGCTTTCACGGATGCCCGCGAAGACCGCGCCGGCAGGTTTGAGGCAGCCAACGGGGGTACGATTTTCCTGGATGAGATTGGCAACATCTCGCTGCACCAACAGGCCAAGCTGCTTAGCGTGCTGCAGAACCGGCAGGTTATCCGCCTGGGCACCAACGAGGCGGTGAATGTTGACGTGCGCCTGCTTTGCGCCACCAACGTGCCCCTGGCAGAGCTGGCGAACGAGTCCCGCTTCCGTAAAGACCTTGTCTACCGCATCAACACCGTGGAGATCACCATTCCGCCCTTGCGGAAAAGGGGCAATGACATCCTACTGTTGGCCAGACATTTTGCCGCTGTGTATGCCGATAAGTACATGAAACCTGCACCTGAGCTCAGTAAAACCGCCCTGGAGAAGCTGCTGCAATACCACTACCCGGGCAACGTGCGGGAACTGCAGTACGCCATAGAGCGCGCCGTAATCATGGCCGATGGCCCCGTGCTGCAGGCCGACGACATTATTTTCTCCCCCATCGAGTTGGCACCGGTAGAGGAAAAGCAGACGGAGGAAAGTAACCTGGAGGAACTCGAGCGGGTTACCATCAACCGGGTGCTGCAAAAGCATGGCGGTAACCTGACCAGGGCCTCCAAAGAGTTGGGTATCACCCGTACCGCCCTGTACCGAAGACTTGGCAAGTATGGGCTTTAA
- a CDS encoding ABC transporter permease has product MLRNYLKTAYRNLVRHKAFSMINIAGLALGLTTCLLIGLFVYDELQYDKFLPEGDRVYRIYNDMSAREAGSTVAPVPPMFGTTLEQEFPQVEQVARILMLQFDANNLVEVGEKRLYENGRTFTDPTFFEVFQLPFKYGSPEKALADPSSIVLSDKMAARVFGDKDPVGEKISVNKIPYIVRGVFYSNDRFHLPVNFIQPMEAAEIPAERMKKWSWQQFYTYVKLREGTDPQFVEAQFRDVVGKQIDPAQNRPYDYVPHFQPLHDVYLHSADFKYDQAIRGNITYVKALSIVAVFILLIACFNFVNLATAKSVQRAKEVGVRKAVGASRSQLVVQFIAETLLLTLISVIFAAALTSLLLPSLNAFTGKQMSFNIFTNPLLLLLLLFLTVVVGVLAGFYPALVLSGFQPVKVLKSAVMVDSRVGRIQWLRHGLIVVQFALSIFLIISAFVVFKQVTYLHSKDLGFNREQVMFFQMRGEQMFENYETFKNELKKVPGIKNVSIGYGFPGDATAGDGITTIKDGEQTNHSVTQLMVDYDYVNTLDVKLRAGRAFSKEFRTDADQAFMINETAVRELGFGTPEKALGQPLRWNIWNDVNPDSIKEGKIIGVVKDFHFKSLYERVEPTVLQIFPGAYWKVAVKMDAADVAGTIAQVKQVWSKFSPDYPIEYVFMDENFAKMYKAEDKLKTLLWIFTGIAIFVACLGLFGLAAYAAERRKKEIGIRKVLGAENATIVALLSKEFLALIIVAALIAFPLAWYAMSIWLQNFAYRIDIPVWVFFAAGITAALVAFLTVSYQALKAASMNPVANLRFD; this is encoded by the coding sequence ATGCTGAGGAATTACCTGAAAACCGCCTACCGGAACCTTGTACGCCACAAGGCCTTTTCCATGATCAACATTGCCGGCCTGGCTCTGGGGCTTACCACCTGTCTGCTCATCGGCCTGTTTGTGTACGACGAACTGCAGTATGACAAGTTCCTGCCAGAAGGGGATAGGGTGTATCGTATCTATAACGACATGTCGGCAAGAGAGGCGGGCTCCACGGTTGCCCCGGTGCCCCCCATGTTCGGCACCACCCTGGAGCAGGAGTTCCCACAGGTAGAGCAGGTAGCCCGTATCCTGATGCTGCAGTTTGATGCCAACAACCTGGTGGAAGTAGGGGAGAAACGCTTGTACGAAAATGGCCGCACCTTTACCGATCCTACCTTTTTTGAGGTGTTCCAGCTGCCCTTCAAGTATGGCTCCCCCGAAAAGGCCCTGGCCGACCCATCTTCCATTGTGCTGTCGGATAAAATGGCCGCGCGCGTGTTTGGCGACAAAGACCCGGTGGGGGAGAAGATCAGTGTAAACAAGATACCGTACATTGTGCGGGGTGTGTTCTACAGCAACGACCGCTTTCACCTGCCCGTGAACTTTATTCAGCCGATGGAGGCTGCCGAGATTCCGGCCGAGCGCATGAAGAAATGGAGCTGGCAGCAGTTTTACACGTACGTTAAACTACGGGAGGGCACAGATCCGCAGTTCGTGGAGGCACAGTTCCGGGATGTTGTGGGCAAGCAGATCGACCCAGCCCAGAACAGGCCGTATGATTATGTGCCGCACTTTCAGCCACTGCACGACGTGTACCTGCATTCCGCCGATTTTAAGTATGACCAGGCTATAAGAGGAAACATCACCTATGTGAAGGCCCTGAGCATTGTGGCTGTATTTATACTGCTGATCGCTTGCTTTAACTTCGTGAACCTGGCAACGGCTAAATCAGTGCAGCGGGCCAAAGAGGTGGGGGTGAGAAAAGCGGTGGGCGCCAGCCGCAGCCAGTTGGTGGTGCAGTTCATCGCTGAGACCCTGCTGCTCACGCTCATCAGCGTTATCTTTGCCGCCGCGCTTACCTCGCTGCTGCTACCTTCGCTCAACGCTTTCACTGGCAAACAAATGAGCTTTAACATCTTCACCAATCCCTTGCTGCTCCTGTTGCTGCTCTTTTTAACTGTGGTAGTAGGCGTTTTAGCAGGCTTTTACCCAGCGCTTGTCTTATCCGGCTTCCAACCAGTAAAAGTACTCAAAAGCGCCGTGATGGTAGATAGCAGGGTGGGCCGGATACAGTGGCTGCGCCATGGGCTGATTGTGGTGCAGTTTGCTCTGTCTATTTTTCTCATTATCAGTGCCTTTGTGGTATTCAAGCAAGTGACCTATCTGCACAGCAAAGACCTGGGTTTTAACAGGGAGCAGGTTATGTTCTTTCAGATGCGGGGCGAGCAGATGTTCGAAAACTATGAGACGTTCAAGAACGAGCTGAAGAAAGTGCCCGGTATTAAAAATGTGTCGATCGGCTACGGGTTTCCGGGCGACGCCACGGCCGGCGACGGAATTACCACGATTAAAGACGGAGAGCAAACGAACCACAGCGTGACCCAGCTCATGGTGGACTATGATTATGTGAACACGCTGGACGTGAAGCTGCGGGCGGGCAGGGCCTTCTCGAAAGAGTTCCGGACAGATGCCGACCAGGCGTTCATGATCAACGAGACAGCGGTAAGGGAACTAGGCTTCGGCACTCCTGAGAAAGCCCTTGGCCAGCCGCTGCGCTGGAACATTTGGAACGATGTGAACCCTGACTCCATCAAGGAGGGAAAGATCATCGGTGTGGTAAAAGACTTCCACTTCAAGAGCCTCTACGAGAGGGTGGAACCGACGGTGCTTCAGATTTTCCCGGGCGCTTACTGGAAAGTGGCCGTAAAGATGGACGCGGCCGATGTGGCCGGCACGATAGCGCAGGTAAAGCAGGTATGGAGCAAGTTCTCGCCGGATTACCCGATCGAATATGTGTTTATGGATGAGAACTTTGCCAAAATGTACAAGGCGGAGGACAAGCTGAAAACGCTGCTCTGGATTTTCACCGGCATCGCCATTTTTGTGGCCTGTCTGGGCTTGTTCGGGTTGGCAGCCTATGCAGCAGAGCGCCGGAAAAAGGAAATCGGTATCCGCAAAGTGCTGGGAGCCGAGAACGCAACCATTGTAGCGTTGCTCTCCAAGGAATTCCTGGCGCTTATTATCGTAGCCGCCCTCATCGCCTTCCCGCTGGCCTGGTACGCCATGAGCATATGGCTGCAGAACTTTGCCTATCGCATCGATATCCCCGTATGGGTGTTTTTTGCGGCAGGAATAACAGCCGCGCTGGTGGCCTTCCTGACAGTAAGTTATCAGGCACTGAAAGCCG